CACGACGGCGATCGCCGGCTCGTTCGGCGGCAGGAAGACCTCGACCACCGCGCCGCCGGCGTCGATTCCGGTGACGCCGGCGGGCAGGGCGGGGATGGCTTCACCGGACAGGCCCTTGCGAGCGGCGTCGAGCAGGAAGCGCTGGTCGGCCTGCGAAAGCTTGATGTCGGATTCGAACGGAACCAGCTCGTGCTTGCTGCTCGCGTCGCGGGAACCGCAAGCGGTTCCGAGAGCCACGGCGAGCGCGACGACGATGGAAAGGATATAGAGACGCGGACGATGCATATACGACCCCCGAAAAATCGGTGTGTTACGGAGAAAGGAAAAGACGCACGCCTTGTTTATCGTCACTCGGGAGGTTTTTCAACGTCCCCATCACCAAACCCGGCGTTATCCGGATTCGGCGGCGCGGCCGGACCGGGCCCCGGCGCTCCGGCGCCGCCGCCTTGGGGTTCCGGAGCGAAATCCGGGTCGCGCGGCTCGTCGAGCGGAAGTCCCTCGCCGCGCGCCAGCGCGCCGGCGATTTCCTCGACGCGCCCGATGAACGGAAGCGACAGGGATTCGTCGGGCGCGAATCCGGTTGCGGGCAGGCGGCGATTGGTCAACACGGCGAACGCGCCGTCCAGGTGCGCCACCCCGAATCGCCCCTCGGAGACAAGCCGCCCGGCCAGCCGCAGGTTTTGCGGGGACAGCTCCGCGAACGTGCACGTGCGGCAATCCGTACGCAAAAACCAGATGAACACGGCCTGCGCCGGCGCGAAATCCTCGAGGCTCTTTTGCGTGCCAAATTCCATGAGATTCGGCCGGCTCGACATCACGAGCAACAGCCGGGCGTTCGCCATCGCCACGACGTTTTCCGGCACGCGATCGGCCATCCGGCGCGCGCGAAGCTCGGCCGAGGTCGGCGTGCGGAACTGGCGGTCGAGCACGTTCGACGCCGTCATGCCGTGGATGCGATCGAGTCCGTAGTTCTGATAAAGCCCGAACGTGCCGGGCGCGAACCACAGCGCGGCGCAACACAGATTTGCCGCCGCGAGCGCCCCCACGGCGACGCCGCGCTCGCGGCCGGCCAAAACGCGCACGCGCCCGCCAAGCTCGCCAAGGCGCCGGACGCCGCGAAGAAACGCCCAGAAGACAAAGGGAAGGATCGCCGAGATCATATGCGCCTGACGCACGGGCAACGGATCGTGTTGCAGCAGGATCTGGATGACGATCGTGCCCGCGCCCACGATCGGCAAGGGGGACAACAAAAACAGAAACAACAGCGGACGCCCGATGCGGTAGAAAAGCTCGATGTGCTCGCGCGAGAAAACCTGCGCGAGAACGCCCGCCGGATCGGCGGCGAACGCGCGGAAAAACGACGCGGGAAAATTCAGGTCCGCGGAGCCGATGAAACGGCCGAAGATCGTGCCCCAGGACGGGTGATAGATCGGGATGATGATTTTGAGCGCCACGAAAAACCAGACCGCGCCGACAAGGATCGGCGCCGCCCACCATCGCGCCGGC
The sequence above is drawn from the bacterium genome and encodes:
- a CDS encoding DUF2079 domain-containing protein, whose amino-acid sequence is MALAVAVAAFTAIFSYLGIARHESTFSHDWRDEAYTNQMMWNTARGDLLFSTVEGPRRHDRHFRPSFFPASIAYIPIRSAWAWYIEVALAVGVGAFAARRLGLLLFQDHAAALLAGAAWLAWPAVHDITLGNLDIETFVAAAWLFAAVFYVERRYLPFFATAIFAISCKETQAPVLCAFGALALLDRRPARWWAAPILVGAVWFFVALKIIIPIYHPSWGTIFGRFIGSADLNFPASFFRAFAADPAGVLAQVFSREHIELFYRIGRPLLFLFLLSPLPIVGAGTIVIQILLQHDPLPVRQAHMISAILPFVFWAFLRGVRRLGELGGRVRVLAGRERGVAVGALAAANLCCAALWFAPGTFGLYQNYGLDRIHGMTASNVLDRQFRTPTSAELRARRMADRVPENVVAMANARLLLVMSSRPNLMEFGTQKSLEDFAPAQAVFIWFLRTDCRTCTFAELSPQNLRLAGRLVSEGRFGVAHLDGAFAVLTNRRLPATGFAPDESLSLPFIGRVEEIAGALARGEGLPLDEPRDPDFAPEPQGGGAGAPGPGPAAPPNPDNAGFGDGDVEKPPE